AATGAAGCAGGCACAACAAAATTAAATCCACTAGCTAAAGAACtaagtaaacaaaaatagaaaaagaaaaacaacagcaaaaacccTTGGGTTGCTTCCCAAGATTTTTTCCAAACAAATATTGATCTCACTTAGCATTTCTGATAGTTTCATAGCCACAGATGAATAGCTACATGACAAAAAGACTTCAGAAGGATGAAGCTACACAACACTATACTAGTGTTTTAAATCATTTACCACAGTGTACGTTTCTTTAAAACATTCTActactaaaatgcaaattaattagTTTTTgaacttttcttatatttttgaaaCGTATGTTTTAACTGACACTACAAGAAAAGTACAGAATACAAGACTTCTTATACCTTGAGTAACTATATCTAGGGCAGTTAATTTCAGGGCCATATGTACTCTGCTCTAACGATCAATGTCTTCAACTAATGCCTCAAGGTTTTTGCAACAAGCTTTAACTTCCTCAATTGCAGCCATCCAATTATCATAAATAATTTTGTCATAAATTGCATCATTAACTTCTCTAACTACCCCCTCCTGCTGAGATTCAAGTGCATCACCTGAGAAAAATAATACTGATCTTGGAATTATGTAAGTACGTAAATTGTGACCAAGTAAAAAATCATCATTTCCATCCCTTCCATTTGAGGTGATTCCATGAGgagagaaaaaattgaaaaatgaatcCTTGGGAAAATCTTCAGTTACAGTTCGGATCGTTCCCCAGATTCgatgtttctgtttcttcttgatgGTTTTCAAAGTgacattctttccttcattccaaTCTATCTCACAGCCTGTGGAATACTCAATCGCAGTTCCCCTATAGGGATGGGGATCATAATATGCTAGCTTTGACTTCAGTACATAGGTCTTTGTCAACAActcatttttgaaatattcattGGGTTTGAAGTGAAATTCTAGTGTGAAACTGAGGGGCTCGCCAGGATCTGAAAGCTTAACTTTAATATCTGTCAGGAGCTTCAGAATAGGCTCATCATATTTCTTAATCAAAGGAGTGAGTGTATCAACGTTTTTTAAAACAGTCAGCCAAAAATCAGGAATTCCCTTAGGATCCTcctcttctttattctcttctccAGTAGCCTCAAtgtcatcctcatcctcatcctcctcctcctcctcctcaacaGCATAATCATAATAATAGTCCTCATAACCATCATCCTCATCCACATACTCATGTACCATACCCTCCTCATTACCATACATCTCTTCATCACACATTTCCTCATCATCATAGTCCTCAGAGTCTGATTTATATTCACATTCCTCTTCTGTAGGTTCATAGATTGCATTGATGATCTGACGTCTTTTTTCCAGTAAGGGTTGGTACATTTCAGCAAACTTTCTTTCAATGTCATGAAATTCCCTCAGGAATTTGGATTCTAAATTGGCCGCTCTAGTTTGAAGCTTTTTAAGGGCTAACACACGGTACTTAACTTTCACAGGTAGACTTTCAACAAAGTCTGTATCTAAAACATAACCGATAAGTCCTTTTGGACGGTCTGGGTCTGAGTCCTTATCAGTATCTTCACCTTTTTTCCCATCTTCCCCGGACCCAGCCGCAGTATCTTCAccattttccccttcttccccGAGCCCAGCTGCGGCTTCTTCACCGCACTTCCCATCATCTCCAAGCCCAGCAGCGGCATCTTCACCGCGCTCCGGATGTTCCCCGGGCCCTTCCACCATTATCTGATTACCAGCCTCTTGCTGACTGGATTCTGACAGCTCCTTGTGGTTCGCTGACTCGGCCATTTTTTCAAAGGACCGTACACGCCTAAGGTGGCTACCACAGAGATCGGGAGACCAAACCTCTGCAGGAAAAGACTCACCGAAATATCAGAAGCGGCGGTGGTCGGACCTAGCAGTGGCGTCCGGACTGAGGGAACGACGATCAAGGCTGCCTCGGGGATAAAAGGTGGTGCTGAGGCTTTGAGAACCGGATTGAAGCAGTGGCGGcctgggctgggtgcagagggCGGCGACGGCTGCGCTGACCGATCCTGCAGGAGAGAGCCAGAGACTGCAGAGAGCCGCAGTGGGCAGACCTCCTCCGCAAGCAGCTACTGCTGCAAGAAAAAAACGGTGCCGCAATATGATTACGCAGTTGTCACTTGCCTAAAATTTCTTGGTGCAAACAGATTGCTGCgtcacctccttccctcccacaaCTCTGCTCTAATCTCATTTGCTGCAGTGTAGTGACTGACAAACCCAGAGCCAGTAAATTATTAGATCTATCAAGTTTTCAACTCTGCTCACCTTCCCAGACTCTCTAATATGGCTGATTCATCCACCTCCTCCTCGTCCTCTAACCCATCTCCCGTGGAGTTTTCTGGAATCCCATTGCGTTTATTAGTTCATTTCATCCAACTTTTAACCGATATTATACATTTATGCTTTCCAGAGAGCTCAGAGAAAATGTAACTAAAATATTG
This portion of the Macaca thibetana thibetana isolate TM-01 chromosome X, ASM2454274v1, whole genome shotgun sequence genome encodes:
- the NAP1L2 gene encoding nucleosome assembly protein 1-like 2, translating into MAESANHKELSESSQQEAGNQIMVEGPGEHPERGEDAAAGLGDDGKCGEEAAAGLGEEGENGEDTAAGSGEDGKKGEDTDKDSDPDRPKGLIGYVLDTDFVESLPVKVKYRVLALKKLQTRAANLESKFLREFHDIERKFAEMYQPLLEKRRQIINAIYEPTEEECEYKSDSEDYDDEEMCDEEMYGNEEGMVHEYVDEDDGYEDYYYDYAVEEEEEEDEDEDDIEATGEENKEEEDPKGIPDFWLTVLKNVDTLTPLIKKYDEPILKLLTDIKVKLSDPGEPLSFTLEFHFKPNEYFKNELLTKTYVLKSKLAYYDPHPYRGTAIEYSTGCEIDWNEGKNVTLKTIKKKQKHRIWGTIRTVTEDFPKDSFFNFFSPHGITSNGRDGNDDFLLGHNLRTYIIPRSVLFFSGDALESQQEGVVREVNDAIYDKIIYDNWMAAIEEVKACCKNLEALVEDIDR